From the genome of Nasonia vitripennis strain AsymCx chromosome 1, Nvit_psr_1.1, whole genome shotgun sequence, one region includes:
- the LOC103316454 gene encoding putative uncharacterized protein DDB_G0277255, with the protein MAEVKSVSSSSMNALKERIVWLLNNGSSVLMLMDCLTWAANAVSGLPPLPSTAAMQQQFQSNNASSEQAATPRHVSAGKKIMRPHTPRVRSSSSSSSGSSSSSGSSSSSGSGSSSGSGSSSDSTSSSSSKRSSRKRKSNVEAVSEQRGEEKKERRDAPLSLKFKKLSQQSTQQHQANQPIPLQQQQQHQQYQQYQQYQQQQQPPYRPQPRVVQDSMLADEPMIVYDKNMIVRKFK; encoded by the exons ATGGCAGAGGTAAAAAGTgtaagcagcagcagcatgaATGCTCTGAAAGAGAGGATCGTGTGGCTCCTCAACAACGGTTCATCAGTTTTAATGCTGATGGACTGTTTGACTTGGGCGGCGAATGCTGTCTCGGGat TGCCTCCACTACCTTCGACTGCTGCGATGCAGCAACAATTCCAAAGCAACAATGCTTCATCAGAGCAGGCAG CAACACCAAGGCATGTATCAGCAGGAAAGAAGATCATGAGACCTCATACACCGAGAGTGAGGTCGAGCTCTAGCTCCAGCTCCGGCTCCAGCTCCAGCTCCGGCTCCAGCTCCAGCTCCGGCTCCGGCTCCAGCTCTGGCTCCGGCTCCAGCTCCGATTCCACCTCCAGCTCGAGCTCAAAGCGCTCATCAAGAAAGCGCAAATCTAATg tTGAAGCAGTCAGTGAACAAAGAGGAG AAGAAAAGAAGGAACGAAGAGATGCGCCTTTGtcgttaaaattcaaaaaactgTCTCAACAATCAACCCAACAGCATCAAGCAAATCAGCCGATACCACttcagcaacaacagcaacatcAGCAATATCAGCAATATCAGCAAtatcaacaacagcagcagccacctTATCGTCCACAACCGCGTGTGGTGCAAGATAGTATGCTGGCTGATGAGCCAATGATTGTATACGACAAAAACATGATTGtgagaaaatttaaataa